From Streptomyces sp. CMB-StM0423, a single genomic window includes:
- a CDS encoding ROK family transcriptional regulator, producing MPPPPRPSASGTPPPGTPGAPSGGPPGAPPYSPPAGQSPGEVLALISSGAAATRAEIARLTGLARSTVSQRVDALIAHGFVDEDAEAGSTGGRPPRRLSLRTREHAVAGVDLGASHCRVALLDIGGTLLAVREDPLTIADGPEAVLGHVERTMQRLLEEAGRDPKTLRSIGAGVPGPVEFSTGRPVDPPIMPGWHQFPIPEFFDERFGVRALVDNDVNVMALAEQRRAFPDTSYLLYLKVGTGIGCGIIADGRLHRGAQGSAGDIGHIRVGEREELCRCGNSGCLEAIAGGAALAVRLRELGLEASAGLDVVRLVKEGNREAVRMVREAGRAVGEVLAGLVNFFNPETVVVGGALAAVHDQLLAGVREAVYRRSHPLATHVLRIEPSRTGENAAAIGAGILAIEHALSPRQVDMALAGVAG from the coding sequence ATGCCGCCACCGCCGCGGCCGTCGGCCTCCGGCACGCCTCCCCCCGGCACGCCCGGAGCACCGTCCGGGGGCCCGCCCGGCGCCCCGCCGTACAGCCCGCCCGCGGGCCAGTCCCCCGGCGAGGTGCTGGCGCTGATCAGCTCCGGCGCCGCCGCCACCCGCGCCGAGATAGCCCGGCTCACGGGCCTCGCGCGCTCCACCGTCTCCCAGCGCGTCGACGCGCTGATCGCGCACGGCTTCGTCGACGAGGACGCGGAAGCCGGCTCCACCGGCGGCCGCCCCCCGCGCCGCCTCTCCCTGCGCACGCGAGAACACGCCGTCGCCGGCGTCGACCTGGGCGCCTCGCACTGCCGGGTCGCGCTGCTGGACATCGGCGGCACGCTGCTCGCGGTCCGCGAGGACCCGCTGACGATCGCTGACGGCCCGGAGGCGGTTCTCGGCCACGTCGAACGGACCATGCAGCGACTGCTGGAGGAGGCCGGCCGGGACCCCAAGACGCTCCGCTCCATCGGCGCGGGCGTACCGGGCCCGGTGGAGTTCTCCACCGGCCGCCCGGTGGACCCGCCGATCATGCCGGGGTGGCACCAGTTCCCGATCCCGGAGTTCTTCGACGAGCGCTTCGGCGTCCGCGCGCTGGTGGACAACGACGTGAACGTCATGGCCCTGGCAGAACAGCGCCGCGCCTTCCCGGACACGTCGTACCTGCTGTACCTGAAGGTGGGCACGGGCATCGGCTGCGGCATCATCGCCGACGGCCGCCTGCACCGGGGCGCGCAGGGCTCGGCGGGCGACATCGGCCACATCCGCGTAGGCGAACGCGAGGAACTGTGCCGCTGCGGCAACTCCGGCTGCCTGGAGGCCATCGCGGGCGGCGCGGCCCTGGCGGTCCGCCTCCGGGAACTGGGCCTGGAGGCGTCGGCGGGCCTGGACGTCGTCCGCCTGGTGAAGGAGGGCAACCGCGAGGCGGTCCGCATGGTCCGCGAGGCGGGCCGGGCGGTGGGCGAGGTCCTGGCGGGCCTGGTGAACTTCTTCAACCCGGAGACGGTGGTGGTGGGCGGCGCCCTGGCGGCGGTGCACGACCAGTTGCTGGCGGGGGTGAGGGAGGCGGTGTACCGGAGGTCGCACCCGCTGGCGACGCATGTGCTGCGGATCGAGCCGAGCAGGACGGGGGAGAACGCGGCGGCGATCGGGGCGGGGATTCTGGCGATCGAGCATGCGCTGTCGCCGCGGCAGGTGGATATGGCGCTGGCGGGGGTGGCGGGTTGA
- a CDS encoding SAM-dependent methyltransferase: MYRGEDPRQVIDNTVPHSARVWNYLLGGKDHYEADRRAADAYRETFPQITDIARTDRAFLGRAVHYLAADAGVRQFLDIGTGLPTMNNTHEVAQRAAPGARIVYVDNDPMVLTHARALLTSTPEGSCDYIHADLRNPQAIVAGAADTLDFTRPVALTLLGILHFLRDYDEARRAVRHLLEAVPQGSYLALTHATLDPSLGATEVAAQNRRAQDQYNASAAAPLTPRTREEIEGFFEGLELIEPGVVSMSRWRPEEDAEGAPPAVFGYCGVGRKG, from the coding sequence ATGTACCGAGGCGAGGACCCTCGTCAGGTGATCGACAACACGGTCCCGCACTCCGCGAGAGTGTGGAACTACCTCCTCGGCGGCAAGGACCACTACGAGGCCGACCGCAGAGCGGCCGACGCGTACAGAGAGACCTTCCCCCAGATCACCGACATCGCGCGCACGGACCGCGCGTTCCTGGGCCGCGCCGTGCACTACCTGGCCGCGGATGCCGGCGTCCGCCAGTTCCTCGACATCGGTACCGGGCTGCCGACGATGAACAACACGCACGAGGTCGCGCAGCGGGCGGCGCCGGGCGCGCGCATCGTCTACGTGGACAACGACCCCATGGTCCTCACCCACGCCCGCGCCCTGCTCACCTCCACCCCGGAGGGCTCCTGCGACTACATCCACGCCGATCTCCGCAACCCCCAGGCGATCGTCGCGGGCGCGGCGGACACCCTGGACTTCACCCGCCCGGTCGCCCTCACGCTGTTGGGCATCCTGCACTTCCTCCGCGACTACGACGAGGCCCGGAGGGCCGTCCGCCACCTGCTGGAAGCCGTCCCGCAGGGCAGCTACTTGGCCCTCACCCACGCGACGCTGGACCCGTCGCTGGGGGCCACGGAGGTGGCGGCGCAGAACCGGCGGGCGCAGGACCAGTACAACGCGTCGGCGGCGGCACCGCTGACGCCGCGGACGCGGGAGGAGATCGAGGGGTTCTTCGAGGGGCTGGAGCTGATCGAGCCGGGGGTGGTGTCGATGAGCAGGTGGCGGCCGGAGGAGGACGCGGAGGGGGCGCCGCCGGCGGTGTTCGGGTACTGCGGGGTGGGTCGGAAGGGGTAG
- a CDS encoding ABC transporter permease, whose amino-acid sequence MTTTTPPTTTAGPASVLGALGRRLGTGAPVYVLLAVLLAALAITDPGFYEPDSFLAFVKRAAPLVILAAGQYMVIVSGGFDLSVGAVVTAGVVAGAEFYGSYPDAPWLLVTAGLLLAGAIVGLVNGLITTVLLVPSFITTLGMMLILEGAVFYWTGGSPQGVLPESFRNFGRGEAGGWLPWAVLACLAVGAIAVWLMRSDFGRTLLATGDNERAAALAGVRVPRVRTLAFVLSGTAAALAAVLVAGFSGVSAQAGRGLEFEAITAVVLGGVILGGGRGSVVAAMAGAFSLQALFTLLNLQGVSGALESTVQGFIVIAAVGLGATGRSGFSRLRPRRTAPPPSAPSTPLEGKSSS is encoded by the coding sequence ATGACGACGACCACCCCGCCCACCACCACCGCGGGCCCGGCGAGCGTCCTCGGCGCCCTCGGCCGCCGCCTCGGCACCGGTGCCCCCGTCTACGTCCTCCTCGCCGTCCTGCTCGCCGCGCTGGCGATCACCGACCCCGGGTTCTACGAACCCGACTCCTTCCTCGCGTTCGTCAAGCGCGCCGCCCCGCTGGTGATCCTCGCCGCCGGCCAGTACATGGTCATCGTCTCCGGCGGCTTCGACCTCTCCGTCGGCGCGGTGGTCACGGCCGGGGTCGTCGCCGGGGCCGAGTTCTACGGCTCGTACCCGGACGCGCCCTGGCTGCTGGTCACCGCCGGGCTGCTGCTGGCAGGGGCGATCGTCGGTCTGGTCAACGGGCTCATCACCACCGTGCTGCTGGTGCCGTCGTTCATCACGACGCTCGGCATGATGCTGATCCTCGAAGGCGCCGTCTTCTACTGGACCGGCGGCTCCCCCCAGGGCGTGCTGCCGGAGAGCTTCCGCAACTTCGGCCGCGGCGAGGCCGGGGGCTGGCTGCCCTGGGCGGTGCTCGCGTGCCTCGCGGTCGGCGCGATCGCCGTGTGGCTGATGCGCTCCGACTTCGGCCGTACGCTCCTGGCCACCGGCGACAACGAGCGCGCCGCCGCGCTCGCGGGCGTGCGCGTACCCCGCGTGCGCACCCTCGCGTTCGTGCTCTCCGGCACCGCCGCGGCGCTCGCCGCGGTCCTCGTCGCCGGCTTCTCCGGGGTCTCGGCGCAGGCCGGCCGGGGGCTTGAGTTCGAGGCGATCACCGCCGTCGTGCTCGGCGGGGTCATCCTCGGCGGCGGCCGCGGCTCGGTCGTCGCCGCCATGGCCGGGGCGTTCTCGCTCCAGGCGCTGTTCACGCTGCTCAACCTCCAGGGCGTCTCCGGCGCGCTGGAGTCCACGGTCCAGGGATTCATCGTCATCGCGGCCGTCGGCCTCGGCGCCACCGGCAGGTCGGGCTTCTCCCGGCTGCGCCCGCGCCGTACCGCACCACCACCCTCCGCACCGTCAACGCCCTTGGAAGGGAAGTCCTCCTCATGA
- a CDS encoding protein-tyrosine phosphatase family protein: MSETWEPTGAGVMRLPSGRYVRGRGLRKPAPAGPDPELGVYLLGRPAPETAWESRWVRWPDFRLPADRGSAEAALREAWERAERERVEIACGGGVGRTGTALACLAVLDGVPAGRAVAYVREHYNRRAVETPWQRRYVARFPEGRGAPAR, from the coding sequence ATGAGCGAGACGTGGGAGCCCACCGGGGCCGGAGTGATGCGGCTGCCGTCCGGGCGGTACGTGCGCGGGCGCGGGCTGCGCAAGCCGGCGCCCGCGGGCCCGGATCCGGAGCTGGGGGTGTACCTGCTGGGCCGCCCCGCGCCGGAGACGGCGTGGGAGAGCCGCTGGGTCCGGTGGCCCGACTTCCGGCTGCCGGCCGACCGCGGCTCGGCGGAGGCGGCGCTGCGGGAGGCGTGGGAGCGGGCCGAGCGGGAGCGGGTGGAGATCGCCTGCGGCGGCGGGGTGGGTCGTACGGGAACGGCGCTGGCCTGCCTCGCGGTGCTGGACGGCGTCCCGGCGGGCCGCGCGGTGGCGTACGTACGGGAGCACTACAACCGCCGTGCGGTGGAGACCCCTTGGCAGCGCCGCTACGTCGCCAGGTTCCCCGAGGGCCGCGGCGCTCCGGCCCGCTAG
- a CDS encoding Rieske (2Fe-2S) protein — MPDTENATYVRVARSGQVPEGVVRRFFVGDTELAVSRFEGEVYASANYCTHLACHLSSGKVTEDGLLCSCHGSVFDFATGEPLSPPAVKPIKVYEVREENGEILVAGLE, encoded by the coding sequence ATGCCCGACACCGAGAACGCGACGTACGTCCGGGTCGCCCGCTCCGGCCAGGTCCCGGAGGGAGTGGTGCGCCGCTTCTTCGTCGGCGACACCGAGCTGGCGGTCTCCCGCTTCGAGGGCGAGGTCTACGCGAGCGCCAACTACTGCACGCACCTGGCCTGCCACCTGTCGTCCGGCAAGGTCACGGAGGACGGGCTGCTGTGCTCGTGCCACGGCAGCGTCTTCGACTTCGCCACCGGGGAGCCGCTGTCGCCGCCGGCGGTGAAGCCGATCAAGGTGTACGAGGTACGGGAGGAGAACGGGGAGATCCTGGTGGCGGGGCTGGAGTAG
- a CDS encoding bifunctional metallophosphatase/5'-nucleotidase has product MLIMKARPAAPRRRSLAAGAAAVLGLSLLSWTGPSAATEPAAQRSPVPVQLLALNDLHGNLDPVDGPAGSVARVTDSGDVVRTQAGGVAGLAALLKGAREGQPNSLTVGAGDLIGGSPLLSANFHDEPTVDALEELGLDVASVGNHEFDEGPEELLRIAHGGCHPADGCAVPGEPYDGADFPYLAANVTRKGSTEPLLPPYSIETLPGGQRIGFIGLITENAPDAISAARIRDVEFHDEVETVDRYSRELTDMGVTAQTVVLHEGGNHGGSIPYNEDCDEGGPAAKLGQPIRRLAESFTPAVDMVLSGHSHEPYVCTVADPAGNPRVVTQAASFGRTYTDLRFALDPGTGDVLRGTVEAANHPVLTSAPQDPAMAKLIGTWRERSAELENKPVGYITADLPGRGSSAPERPLGGVIADGLADATRGNGAEIGFIQPGGIRGDLTYGSSGDEGDGVVTYAEAFRVSPFESAIMTMTLTGEQVVEALRNGFSGANENSPRFLQPSAELSYAVDLRREGGARLDAASVRVAGEPVVADREYRVTVSEFLGEGGDGFTAFKDGTDRQGGDLTDTAALVTYLQNASSPDAPLAPPAPARIAAQR; this is encoded by the coding sequence ATGTTGATCATGAAAGCCCGCCCGGCGGCCCCGCGCCGCCGCTCGCTGGCCGCCGGCGCCGCCGCGGTCCTGGGGCTCTCCCTGCTCTCCTGGACCGGGCCGTCCGCGGCCACCGAGCCGGCCGCCCAGCGGTCCCCCGTGCCCGTCCAACTCCTCGCCCTCAACGACCTGCACGGCAACCTCGACCCCGTCGACGGCCCCGCCGGCTCCGTCGCCCGGGTCACCGACTCCGGCGACGTGGTGCGCACCCAGGCCGGCGGCGTCGCCGGGCTCGCGGCCCTCCTCAAGGGGGCCCGCGAGGGGCAGCCCAACTCCCTCACCGTCGGCGCCGGCGACCTCATCGGCGGCAGCCCGCTGCTCTCCGCCAACTTCCACGACGAACCCACCGTCGACGCCCTGGAGGAACTCGGCCTCGACGTCGCGTCCGTCGGCAACCACGAGTTCGACGAGGGCCCGGAAGAACTCCTCCGCATCGCGCACGGCGGCTGCCACCCCGCCGACGGCTGCGCCGTGCCCGGCGAGCCGTACGACGGCGCGGACTTCCCGTACCTCGCCGCCAACGTCACCCGCAAGGGCAGCACCGAGCCGCTGCTGCCGCCGTACTCGATCGAGACCCTGCCCGGCGGCCAGCGCATCGGCTTCATCGGGCTGATCACCGAGAACGCACCCGACGCGATCTCCGCCGCGCGCATCCGCGACGTGGAGTTCCACGACGAGGTCGAGACCGTCGACCGCTACTCGCGCGAGCTGACCGACATGGGCGTGACCGCCCAGACCGTCGTCCTTCACGAGGGCGGCAACCACGGCGGGAGCATCCCGTACAACGAGGACTGCGACGAGGGCGGCCCCGCCGCGAAGCTGGGGCAGCCGATCCGCCGGCTCGCCGAGTCGTTCACGCCGGCCGTCGACATGGTCCTCAGCGGGCACTCGCACGAGCCGTACGTGTGCACCGTCGCCGACCCCGCGGGCAATCCGCGCGTCGTCACGCAGGCCGCGTCCTTCGGCCGTACGTACACCGACCTCCGCTTCGCCCTCGACCCCGGGACCGGCGACGTGCTCCGCGGCACGGTGGAGGCCGCCAACCACCCCGTGCTCACCTCCGCCCCGCAGGACCCGGCGATGGCGAAGCTGATCGGCACCTGGCGCGAGCGCTCCGCCGAGCTGGAGAACAAGCCCGTCGGCTACATCACCGCCGACCTGCCGGGCCGCGGCTCGTCCGCGCCCGAACGGCCGCTCGGCGGCGTGATCGCCGACGGGCTGGCCGACGCCACCCGCGGCAACGGCGCGGAGATCGGCTTCATCCAGCCGGGCGGGATCCGCGGGGACCTCACGTACGGGTCGTCCGGCGACGAGGGTGACGGGGTGGTGACCTACGCGGAGGCGTTCCGCGTCTCACCGTTCGAGTCCGCGATCATGACGATGACGCTCACCGGCGAGCAGGTGGTCGAGGCACTGCGGAACGGCTTCTCCGGCGCGAACGAGAACAGCCCCCGGTTCCTCCAGCCGTCGGCGGAGCTGTCGTACGCGGTGGACCTGCGCCGCGAGGGCGGGGCGCGGCTCGACGCGGCGAGCGTACGGGTGGCGGGCGAACCGGTGGTGGCCGACCGGGAGTACCGGGTCACCGTCAGCGAGTTCCTCGGCGAGGGCGGCGACGGGTTCACGGCGTTCAAGGACGGTACGGACCGGCAGGGCGGCGACCTGACGGACACCGCGGCCCTCGTCACGTACCTGCAGAACGCCAGCTCGCCCGACGCCCCGCTGGCACCGCCGGCGCCGGCGCGCATCGCCGCCCAGCGGTAA
- a CDS encoding DUF6985 domain-containing protein → MDRSAFLWDDFAWTTHIPLPPEPAAPRQAPSHTQVRVPVCFAPEGREDQPLDDSEIAAVARAVANLPRLFTALLPHLLTYCETLRAHPEAHDLAPDDLPAVDTPAAMTALIEVENIYVHQVSQDGIPYAGIEFSYPWEEEHGLGVLMHDTRIVELGGADSALLLWIAKEDARQAPA, encoded by the coding sequence GTGGATCGATCTGCCTTCCTCTGGGACGACTTCGCATGGACCACCCACATCCCCCTACCGCCCGAACCCGCCGCCCCACGCCAAGCCCCTTCGCACACCCAGGTCCGCGTTCCCGTCTGCTTCGCGCCGGAAGGCAGAGAAGACCAGCCGCTCGACGACTCCGAGATCGCAGCGGTCGCCCGGGCCGTCGCCAACCTCCCCCGGCTCTTCACCGCGCTCCTTCCCCACCTGCTCACCTACTGCGAAACACTCCGAGCCCACCCCGAAGCCCACGACCTGGCCCCGGACGACCTGCCGGCAGTCGACACCCCGGCAGCGATGACCGCCCTCATCGAAGTCGAGAACATCTACGTCCATCAGGTCAGCCAGGACGGCATCCCGTACGCAGGCATCGAGTTCTCCTACCCCTGGGAGGAGGAGCACGGCCTCGGAGTGCTCATGCACGACACCCGCATCGTCGAACTAGGCGGTGCCGACAGCGCTCTTCTCCTCTGGATCGCGAAGGAAGACGCACGCCAGGCCCCCGCGTAA
- a CDS encoding NAD(P)/FAD-dependent oxidoreductase, translating to MPDTPRSVVVIGASQTAAVAARTLRRRGFDGGIVLVGDEPHAPYQRPPLSKELLEGAADDSDAALLSEEWCRDNAVELRLGTAARRIDTAAGAVELADGTAVPGDRFLLATGASARRLPGVAEDDERIIHLRGLCDALRLRSLLRPGGRLVIVGAGFVGSEVASTALARGVRPVVIEQAAVPQARVLGEEMGRFCADVQRAAGVELHTGETVASVRTGPEGVVVTTESGLRVEGDAVVVAVGAVPNTAVARASGVAVENGVLVDEHCRTSVPGIFAAGDVANHRHPLYGRWVRVEHFDNANKQGMVAAKNILGRTAVHGEPHWFWSDQFGLNLQHVGHARAWDRLVVRGSVAERDFTAFYLEGGVLRAAFAAERGGDVMAAKDLIARAAAPDPAKLADEDVDLAQLAEEAAAEPAPAGGN from the coding sequence ATGCCCGACACCCCCAGGAGCGTCGTCGTGATCGGCGCCAGCCAGACCGCGGCTGTCGCCGCGCGCACCCTGCGCCGCCGCGGCTTCGACGGCGGCATCGTCCTCGTCGGCGACGAGCCGCACGCCCCGTACCAGCGCCCCCCGCTCAGCAAGGAGCTGCTGGAGGGCGCCGCCGACGACTCCGACGCGGCGCTGCTCTCCGAAGAGTGGTGCCGCGACAACGCCGTCGAACTGCGCCTCGGCACCGCCGCCCGGCGCATCGACACGGCCGCGGGCGCCGTGGAGCTGGCCGACGGCACGGCCGTCCCCGGCGACCGGTTCCTCCTCGCGACCGGCGCGAGCGCCCGGCGACTGCCGGGCGTGGCGGAGGACGACGAGCGGATCATCCACCTCCGCGGGCTGTGCGACGCGCTGCGGCTGCGCTCGCTGCTGCGCCCCGGCGGCCGGCTGGTGATCGTCGGCGCGGGCTTCGTCGGCTCGGAGGTCGCCTCGACGGCGCTGGCGCGCGGGGTGCGGCCGGTGGTCATCGAGCAGGCCGCGGTGCCGCAGGCGCGGGTCCTGGGCGAGGAGATGGGCCGCTTCTGCGCGGACGTCCAGCGGGCCGCGGGGGTGGAGCTGCACACCGGCGAGACCGTCGCGTCGGTACGGACCGGGCCTGAGGGCGTCGTCGTCACCACGGAGTCCGGGCTGCGCGTCGAGGGGGACGCGGTGGTCGTCGCGGTCGGCGCGGTGCCCAACACGGCGGTCGCGCGGGCCTCGGGGGTCGCGGTGGAGAACGGCGTCCTCGTCGACGAACACTGCCGCACCAGCGTCCCGGGCATCTTCGCCGCGGGCGACGTGGCCAACCACCGGCACCCGCTGTACGGGCGGTGGGTGCGGGTCGAGCACTTCGACAACGCGAACAAGCAGGGGATGGTGGCGGCGAAGAACATCCTGGGCCGCACGGCGGTGCACGGGGAGCCGCACTGGTTCTGGTCGGACCAGTTCGGCCTCAACCTCCAGCACGTCGGGCACGCGCGGGCGTGGGACCGGCTGGTGGTGCGCGGCTCGGTGGCGGAGCGCGACTTCACCGCGTTCTACCTCGAAGGGGGCGTGCTGCGGGCGGCGTTCGCGGCTGAGCGCGGCGGGGACGTGATGGCGGCGAAGGACCTGATCGCCCGTGCGGCCGCGCCGGACCCGGCGAAGCTGGCGGACGAGGACGTGGACCTGGCGCAACTGGCGGAAGAGGCGGCGGCGGAGCCGGCGCCGGCGGGAGGAAACTGA
- a CDS encoding Rieske (2Fe-2S) protein produces the protein MSEWTRVAELTDVSRRRKKLVALGEERVALFYADGDVFAFRDACVHKGKSLARGTVLHGRVVCPGHQWAFDLRTGQADDREECQPRYEVRVADGGVWLRPAALAGSAAVAPAAAAPASVPAAAANSVPASATPPSVPFPASPTAATQE, from the coding sequence ATGTCCGAATGGACGCGGGTCGCCGAACTCACCGACGTGAGCCGGCGCAGAAAGAAGCTGGTGGCGCTCGGCGAGGAGCGGGTCGCGCTCTTCTACGCCGACGGCGACGTGTTCGCGTTCCGCGACGCCTGCGTGCACAAGGGCAAGTCGCTGGCGCGCGGCACCGTGCTGCACGGCCGGGTCGTCTGCCCGGGGCACCAGTGGGCGTTCGACCTGCGCACCGGGCAGGCGGACGACCGCGAGGAGTGCCAGCCGCGGTACGAGGTACGGGTCGCGGACGGCGGCGTGTGGCTGCGCCCGGCGGCCCTCGCGGGCTCCGCCGCGGTAGCCCCGGCCGCCGCCGCACCCGCCTCCGTACCCGCCGCGGCGGCGAACTCCGTACCCGCGTCCGCCACTCCGCCGTCCGTCCCGTTCCCGGCCTCACCCACCGCCGCCACCCAGGAGTGA
- a CDS encoding ABC transporter permease: MTAVRTDAPAPAARPRRLPATGRLKLTDPVVGVWLAAAAVTLIGWIVVTIDGGQFMTQSNATGIMQNSVALGLVAIGQSAVILTGSLDLSVAYLISIGTLVAAETMEGGSVVTAVLAVLALSAAVGLANGLIVTGLKVNAFIATLGMAFILRGYIEDNYTGPAGDVPASFQRLGYDRIGFIPVSVFLLIAVAAVLWLITKRTRLGHHMYATGGDEHAARLSGVRTKRTVIYAHVLCALCVGAAALFLASRLGAGAPWAGTEARYDLDSIAAVVLGGTALAGGRGGVAGTLGGVLLLSVLDSIFNQLSVDPFFKNVVRGVVIIAAVALYARPFRRRAKERDEARKRDEERKGALA; the protein is encoded by the coding sequence ATGACCGCCGTACGGACCGACGCCCCGGCCCCGGCAGCCCGCCCGCGCCGGCTGCCTGCGACCGGGCGGCTCAAGCTCACCGACCCCGTCGTCGGCGTCTGGCTGGCCGCCGCCGCGGTCACGCTCATCGGCTGGATCGTCGTCACCATCGACGGCGGCCAGTTCATGACCCAGTCCAACGCGACCGGCATCATGCAGAACTCCGTCGCCCTCGGCCTGGTCGCCATCGGCCAGTCCGCGGTGATCCTCACCGGCTCGCTCGACCTGTCCGTCGCGTACCTCATCAGCATCGGCACGCTCGTCGCCGCCGAGACGATGGAGGGCGGCAGCGTCGTCACCGCGGTGCTCGCCGTGCTCGCGCTCTCCGCCGCGGTCGGACTCGCCAACGGCCTCATCGTCACCGGGCTGAAGGTCAACGCCTTCATCGCCACCCTCGGCATGGCGTTCATCCTGCGCGGCTACATCGAGGACAACTACACCGGACCCGCGGGCGACGTCCCCGCGTCCTTCCAGCGCCTCGGCTACGACCGCATCGGCTTCATCCCGGTCTCCGTCTTCCTGCTGATCGCCGTGGCCGCCGTGCTCTGGCTGATCACCAAACGCACCCGCCTGGGCCACCACATGTACGCCACCGGCGGCGACGAGCACGCCGCCCGCCTGTCCGGCGTACGCACCAAGCGCACCGTCATCTACGCCCACGTGCTGTGCGCCCTGTGCGTCGGCGCCGCCGCCCTCTTCCTCGCCTCCCGGCTCGGCGCCGGCGCCCCCTGGGCGGGCACCGAGGCGCGCTACGACCTCGACTCCATCGCCGCCGTCGTGCTCGGCGGCACCGCGCTGGCCGGCGGCCGCGGCGGGGTGGCGGGGACCCTCGGCGGGGTGCTGCTGCTGTCCGTGCTGGACAGCATCTTCAACCAGCTCTCCGTCGACCCCTTCTTCAAGAACGTCGTCCGCGGCGTCGTCATCATCGCCGCCGTCGCCCTCTACGCCCGCCCGTTCCGGCGCCGGGCCAAGGAGCGCGACGAGGCGCGGAAGCGCGACGAGGAGCGGAAGGGAGCGCTCGCATGA
- a CDS encoding sugar ABC transporter ATP-binding protein: MLTMQDVSKSFLGVRVLHGVSLDLEPGEVHALVGENGAGKSTLMKVLAGEYAPDEGTITLDGTVHAFSHPVQAQAAGIGLIHQEFALLPHRTVAENVFLGREPVRRGVVDRRAMERRTAELLAELDETGIAPHTQVKDLSVARQQTVEIVKALAASDVRVLVMDEPTAPLADHEVELLYALIRRLAARGIGILYISHRLREVFDLSRRITVLKDGRKVATLTTADTTPDDVVRAMVGRELGSYYPPRARAEEIGEPLLTTSGAGNERLAGIDLTLRAGEVTGVAGLQGSGRTALVRALFGAAPFTRGSMTVAGRALRPGSPRQAIRGGVALVTEDRKGEGLALRQSVRDNALLVTRAVHAGGAQAGEVSGLLDRVNLRSRGHDQEVQYLSGGNQQKVVIAKWLAARPRVLLFDEPTRGVDVGAKAAIHTLVRELARDGMAVLIVSSELPELIGMSDRILVMADGTFAGELPAGAGEEDIMRLATRDASGTAPEGSAA, from the coding sequence ATGCTGACGATGCAGGACGTGTCCAAGAGCTTTCTCGGGGTACGGGTGCTGCACGGGGTGTCGCTCGACCTCGAACCGGGTGAGGTCCACGCCCTGGTGGGGGAGAACGGCGCGGGCAAGTCGACGCTGATGAAAGTGCTCGCCGGGGAGTACGCCCCCGACGAGGGCACCATCACGCTCGACGGCACGGTGCACGCCTTCTCGCACCCCGTACAGGCCCAGGCCGCCGGGATCGGTCTCATCCATCAGGAGTTCGCGCTGCTCCCGCACCGCACCGTCGCGGAGAACGTCTTCCTCGGCCGCGAGCCGGTACGCCGCGGGGTCGTCGACCGGCGCGCCATGGAGCGCCGCACCGCCGAGCTCCTCGCCGAGCTGGACGAGACCGGAATCGCCCCCCACACCCAGGTCAAGGACCTCTCGGTGGCCCGCCAGCAGACGGTGGAGATCGTCAAGGCGCTGGCGGCGTCCGATGTCCGTGTGCTTGTGATGGACGAGCCGACCGCACCCCTTGCCGACCACGAGGTCGAACTCCTCTACGCGCTCATCCGCCGCCTCGCCGCCCGCGGCATCGGCATCCTTTACATCAGCCACCGCCTCCGCGAGGTCTTCGACCTCTCCCGCCGCATCACCGTCCTCAAGGACGGCCGCAAGGTCGCCACCCTCACCACCGCCGACACCACCCCCGACGACGTCGTCCGGGCCATGGTCGGCCGCGAACTCGGCTCGTACTACCCGCCCCGCGCCCGCGCCGAGGAGATCGGCGAGCCGCTGCTGACCACCTCGGGCGCCGGCAACGAGCGCCTCGCCGGCATCGACCTCACCCTCAGGGCCGGCGAAGTCACCGGTGTCGCCGGGCTCCAGGGTTCGGGCCGGACTGCCCTCGTACGGGCCCTCTTCGGCGCCGCGCCCTTCACCCGCGGCAGCATGACCGTCGCCGGGCGCGCGCTGCGCCCCGGCAGCCCCCGCCAGGCCATCCGCGGCGGTGTCGCGCTGGTCACCGAGGACCGCAAGGGCGAGGGCCTGGCGCTGCGCCAGTCCGTACGCGACAACGCCCTCCTCGTCACCCGCGCCGTCCACGCCGGCGGCGCGCAGGCCGGGGAGGTCTCCGGGCTGCTCGACCGCGTCAACCTCCGCTCCCGCGGCCACGACCAGGAGGTCCAGTACCTCTCCGGCGGCAACCAGCAGAAGGTCGTCATCGCCAAGTGGCTCGCCGCCCGGCCCCGCGTGCTGCTCTTCGACGAGCCGACCCGCGGCGTCGACGTCGGCGCCAAGGCCGCCATCCACACCCTCGTCCGCGAACTCGCCCGCGACGGCATGGCCGTCCTCATCGTCTCCTCAGAACTGCCCGAGCTGATCGGCATGAGCGACCGCATCCTCGTCATGGCCGACGGCACCTTCGCCGGCGAACTCCCCGCCGGGGCGGGCGAAGAGGACATCATGCGGCTCGCCACCCGGGACGCGTCGGGCACGGCCCCCGAGGGGAGTGCCGCATGA